In Herbinix luporum, a single window of DNA contains:
- a CDS encoding AraC family transcriptional regulator: MKKATHPYLTRQNMMTSDYEIFHYSDTNLYKVNLHHHDFYECYLFISGDVTYIIEGKTYTLIPGDIVLINSRDLHQPIINKVSKPYERIVLWINKEFLNSLSTKTMDLKRCFEDPKRKNVLRTDFEVQANIRNILFKLLNLETYKGMGKDLLYKAYLVELFVYINTQLFHNNSKASIEIKKSSLIDEIIQYINNNIKEDIRLDELSEKFYISKYHMLREFKKHTGTTIHKFIIQKKLILAKEYILNGMPINSVYEHAGFGDYSNFFRAFKNEYGLTPKQFYKMMKRE, from the coding sequence ATGAAAAAAGCAACTCATCCCTACCTTACCAGACAAAATATGATGACCAGCGATTATGAAATCTTTCATTATTCAGACACCAATTTATATAAAGTAAACCTTCATCACCATGATTTTTATGAATGTTACCTCTTTATTTCCGGAGATGTAACTTATATTATAGAGGGAAAAACCTATACACTTATTCCGGGAGATATTGTATTAATTAACTCAAGGGATCTCCATCAGCCTATAATAAACAAAGTATCAAAACCCTATGAACGTATTGTCTTGTGGATTAACAAAGAATTTCTTAATAGCCTTTCTACAAAGACCATGGATTTAAAAAGATGCTTTGAAGATCCCAAAAGAAAAAATGTATTACGAACAGATTTTGAAGTACAGGCTAATATTCGAAATATTTTATTTAAATTGCTAAATCTAGAGACTTACAAAGGGATGGGAAAGGACTTACTCTATAAAGCTTACCTGGTGGAGTTATTTGTATATATTAATACCCAATTATTCCATAATAATTCAAAAGCCAGTATAGAAATAAAAAAAAGCAGCCTTATTGACGAAATCATTCAATATATAAATAATAATATAAAAGAAGATATTAGGCTTGATGAGCTTTCCGAGAAATTTTATATAAGTAAATACCATATGTTAAGGGAATTTAAAAAACATACCGGAACCACCATACATAAATTTATTATTCAAAAAAAACTTATCCTTGCCAAAGAATATATATTAAACGGCATGCCCATAAATAGTGTTTATGAACATGCCGGTTTTGGAGATTATTCTAACTTTTTTCGAGCCTTTAAAAATGAGTATGGTTTAACACCTAAGCAATTTTATAAGATGATGAAGCGGGAATAA
- a CDS encoding glycoside hydrolase family 3 protein has product MKDNIFDVQEYAKVARQAAAEGAVLLKNDNNVLPLAPKSKVALFGRAQFNYYKSGTGSGGMVNTRYVVGISEALEGEGGYLIDQTVKKHYEEWLKDHPYEAGNGWAKEPWFQEEMPLTEELVERARQDNDTAIIIIGRTAGEDKDNVAEAGSYYLTEIEEDMLKKVCGVFERTIVLLNVGNIIDMSWVKKYNPASVIYLWQGGQEGGNGALDVLTGKVNPCGKLTDTIAKEISDYPSSANYGNPTRNLYVEDIYVGYRYFETFAKDRVLYPFGYGLSYTTFSIQSRAIYQDDLKVAVDVAVTNTGNMAGKEVVQVYCEAPQGKLGKPKRVLAGFAKSKLLSPGESQDLRIEIPLGTLSSYDDSGVTGYKSAWVLEEGSYGFYVGGNVREASLAGSITIESLKLIEQLQEALAPVTEFERMRPGKDGQLSFEKVPLRTIDPKKTREKKLPPAKEYTGDLGYKLADVESGKVSMDTFLSQLSDEDLCCIIRGEGMSSPKVTPGTAGAFGGVTESLKSFGLPVACCADGPSGIRMDCGSLAFALPIGTCLACTWNMELVEELFRYEGLELRRNKIDNLLGPGMNIHRHPLNGRNFEYFSEDPLLTGKMAVAQLQGMHKYGVTGTIKHFACNNQESNRYDVEAVVSERALREIYLKGFEIAVKEGGAYSIMTSYNPVNGLWTSSNYDLVTTILRKQWGYKGIVMTDWFAKGNDEGEEASPQNVAAMVRAQNDLYMVVLDAKKNSGNDNLAEALEKGTTSRGEFLRSAANICNYLLTTLAWRRQQGIFSQLDEQLTKSLEEDDGIIQNMIPLDVDKCATLSGDLINTQKGESTHLQVTIQEAGYYRLEITCKAMEDISELAQIPLSIFLNQNFVKTITLTGSDKIWRTEIIDFEEPVLQNTYFIKLYFGLGGMEIKDLKIVKIK; this is encoded by the coding sequence ATGAAAGATAATATTTTTGATGTACAAGAGTATGCTAAAGTTGCAAGACAAGCTGCAGCAGAAGGGGCTGTTCTACTTAAAAATGACAATAATGTTCTGCCTCTGGCACCGAAAAGTAAAGTGGCCTTGTTTGGTCGTGCTCAGTTTAATTATTATAAAAGCGGTACAGGTTCAGGTGGTATGGTAAACACCAGATATGTGGTGGGAATTTCAGAGGCCCTAGAGGGTGAAGGGGGATACCTTATCGATCAGACTGTTAAAAAGCATTATGAGGAATGGCTGAAAGATCATCCTTATGAGGCCGGTAATGGTTGGGCAAAAGAACCCTGGTTCCAAGAAGAAATGCCTCTTACAGAAGAACTAGTAGAAAGAGCCAGACAAGATAATGATACAGCTATAATTATTATCGGACGTACAGCCGGTGAAGATAAAGATAATGTGGCAGAAGCAGGAAGTTATTATCTTACAGAAATCGAAGAAGATATGCTTAAAAAGGTATGTGGTGTATTTGAACGGACTATTGTACTTCTTAATGTAGGAAATATTATTGATATGAGCTGGGTAAAAAAATATAATCCGGCTTCGGTAATCTATCTATGGCAGGGGGGCCAGGAAGGGGGAAATGGTGCTTTAGATGTATTAACCGGGAAGGTTAACCCTTGCGGAAAGCTTACGGATACCATTGCCAAGGAAATTTCCGACTATCCTTCCTCTGCAAATTACGGTAATCCCACCCGCAATTTATATGTGGAAGATATTTATGTAGGATATAGGTATTTTGAAACCTTTGCCAAAGATCGTGTCTTATATCCTTTCGGCTATGGTCTATCCTACACTACATTTTCTATACAAAGTAGGGCCATATATCAGGATGATTTAAAGGTGGCTGTGGATGTGGCTGTTACCAATACCGGAAATATGGCCGGTAAGGAAGTTGTTCAAGTTTACTGTGAGGCACCCCAAGGAAAGCTTGGAAAGCCTAAAAGGGTTTTAGCAGGCTTTGCTAAAAGTAAGCTTCTTAGTCCGGGAGAAAGCCAAGACCTAAGAATTGAAATTCCCTTAGGTACCCTGTCAAGCTATGATGATTCAGGTGTAACCGGATATAAGTCAGCATGGGTATTGGAAGAAGGATCATATGGATTTTATGTAGGAGGAAATGTTAGGGAGGCAAGTCTTGCCGGCAGTATTACAATAGAAAGTCTTAAGCTTATAGAACAGCTTCAGGAAGCCTTGGCTCCTGTAACTGAATTTGAACGGATGCGCCCCGGTAAAGACGGACAATTAAGCTTTGAAAAGGTTCCTCTTCGTACTATAGATCCTAAGAAGACCCGGGAAAAAAAACTACCTCCAGCCAAGGAGTATACGGGAGATTTAGGCTATAAGCTGGCTGATGTGGAAAGTGGTAAGGTAAGTATGGATACCTTCTTAAGCCAGCTAAGTGATGAGGATTTATGCTGCATAATCCGTGGTGAGGGAATGAGCAGTCCTAAGGTTACTCCCGGTACAGCCGGTGCCTTTGGAGGGGTAACAGAAAGCTTGAAGTCCTTTGGACTTCCGGTGGCTTGTTGTGCCGACGGTCCCAGCGGTATTCGCATGGATTGCGGTAGTCTGGCATTTGCCTTACCGATTGGAACATGCCTTGCATGTACCTGGAATATGGAGCTGGTAGAAGAACTATTTAGATATGAGGGCTTGGAACTTAGGAGAAACAAAATAGATAATCTACTTGGCCCCGGCATGAATATTCATCGTCATCCCCTTAATGGCCGCAATTTTGAATATTTCTCCGAAGATCCTTTGCTTACGGGAAAAATGGCAGTGGCTCAACTTCAAGGTATGCATAAATATGGTGTTACCGGTACTATTAAGCATTTTGCTTGTAATAATCAGGAATCTAACCGCTATGATGTAGAAGCTGTTGTTTCTGAAAGGGCCCTTCGTGAGATTTACCTTAAGGGTTTTGAAATCGCCGTAAAAGAAGGGGGAGCATATTCTATTATGACCTCTTATAACCCGGTAAACGGACTATGGACTTCCAGTAATTATGATCTGGTTACCACTATACTTCGCAAGCAATGGGGTTACAAAGGTATAGTAATGACCGACTGGTTTGCCAAAGGTAACGATGAAGGAGAAGAGGCTAGCCCTCAAAATGTAGCTGCAATGGTTCGGGCACAAAATGACCTATATATGGTGGTTTTAGATGCTAAGAAAAATTCGGGTAATGATAATTTGGCTGAAGCTTTAGAAAAAGGAACTACAAGTCGGGGAGAATTTTTAAGAAGCGCTGCTAATATTTGCAACTATCTTTTAACTACCCTTGCCTGGAGACGTCAGCAAGGGATATTTAGCCAGCTGGATGAGCAGTTGACTAAGTCTTTAGAAGAAGACGATGGAATAATTCAAAATATGATTCCTCTAGATGTAGATAAATGCGCTACCTTATCCGGGGACTTAATCAATACCCAAAAAGGAGAAAGCACCCATTTACAGGTAACAATTCAGGAAGCCGGATATTATAGACTGGAGATAACTTGCAAAGCTATGGAAGATATAAGTGAGTTGGCACAAATACCCCTTAGTATTTTCCTTAATCAGAACTTTGTAAAAACCATTACCCTAACCGGCTCAGATAAGATCTGGCGTACTGAAATTATAGATTTTGAAGAGCCTGTATTACAAAACACCTATTTTATTAAGCTTTATTTTGGACTGGGTGGAATGGAGATTAAGGATCTTAAGATAGTTAAAATAAAATAA
- a CDS encoding DegV family protein, with amino-acid sequence MKYKILVDSCTDLPIQLKTDSHFKIIPLTLIIDDKIIVDNEDFNQKEFLNIMNKSPNSPKSACPSPEDYMREFEGDGDTYVVTISSELSGSYNSALLAKKLYLEEHPSSNKKIEVIDSRSASVGQTLIAMKIKELINSGHIFDEITEKIKIFRSEMKTKFVIESLENLRKNGRLSHIKAILSNVLNIKPVMGATPEGTICKLDQARGINKTLIKMSEIIEGDVIKSQEKILGIAHCNCKERANFVKEEILKRVPFKDCFIVDTAGVSTMYANEGGIIVAY; translated from the coding sequence ATGAAATATAAAATTTTAGTAGACAGCTGTACAGATTTACCCATACAGCTTAAGACAGATTCACATTTTAAAATAATACCTTTAACTTTAATAATTGATGATAAAATAATTGTGGATAATGAGGATTTTAACCAAAAAGAATTTTTAAATATAATGAATAAAAGCCCCAACAGCCCCAAATCTGCCTGCCCCTCACCGGAAGATTATATGAGGGAGTTTGAAGGTGACGGGGATACTTATGTAGTCACCATATCTTCTGAGTTAAGCGGATCATATAACAGTGCACTTTTAGCTAAAAAATTATATTTAGAAGAGCATCCCAGTAGCAATAAGAAAATAGAGGTAATTGATTCTCGCAGTGCCTCTGTGGGGCAGACTTTGATTGCAATGAAGATTAAGGAATTGATAAATTCCGGGCATATTTTTGATGAAATCACTGAAAAAATAAAAATCTTCCGTTCAGAAATGAAAACTAAATTTGTAATAGAAAGCCTGGAGAACCTAAGAAAAAATGGCAGGTTAAGTCATATTAAAGCAATACTCTCTAATGTCTTAAACATAAAGCCGGTTATGGGAGCAACTCCTGAAGGAACTATCTGCAAGCTAGATCAAGCTAGAGGAATTAACAAGACCTTAATTAAGATGTCAGAAATTATCGAAGGGGATGTAATTAAGTCCCAGGAAAAAATACTGGGAATAGCCCATTGTAATTGTAAAGAGAGGGCTAATTTTGTAAAAGAAGAAATATTAAAAAGAGTTCCTTTTAAAGATTGCTTTATAGTGGATACAGCAGGTGTCAGCACAATGTATGCTAACGAAGGTGGTATTATAGTAGCATATTAG
- the htpG gene encoding molecular chaperone HtpG — translation MSTERGNLSINSENIFPIIKKWLYSDHDIFVRELISNGCDAITKLKKLEIMGEADIPEDTHYKVVVTINPEEKTICFSDNGVGMTAEEVKEYINQIAFSGAKKFIETYKDKASDDQIIGHFGLGFYSAFMVADKVTINTLSWQKDAAPVYWESEGGLEYEMREGSRSERGTDITLHLNEDSYEFSNEYRVKEVINKYCSFMPVEIYFENANAPKEKEKDKDKDKDKKAEDEAPKPLNDTTPLWTKHPNDCTEEEYKKFYREVFHDYKEPLFWIHLNMDYPFNLKGILYFPKINTEYDSIEGVIKLYSNQVFIADNIKEVTPEFLMLLKGVIDCPDLPLNVSRSALQNDGFVRKISDYITKKVADKLSGMYKVERENYENFWDDISPFIKFGCLKDDKFSDKMKDFIIYKNLEGKYITLDDYIEAAKSKSFDDKKEEDKSTDEGKEKTDSSSTEDDQELKEDEKVTVYYITDEKQQSQYINMFKEAGLDAVYLTHNIDQPFITHVEYKNQKVRFMRIDADITDSFRDETKKKDKKLLKNNTEAMTKLFRKVLGKEKLEVKVEKLKNDKVSSVITLSEESRRMQDMMRMYNMGAMDDSMFAGGETLVLNANHKLVQYIIANENSEHTPMICEQLYDLAYLSHKPLEPEAMTRFIQRSNEIMLLLAQ, via the coding sequence ATGAGTACAGAAAGAGGTAATCTATCGATTAATTCGGAAAATATATTTCCTATTATTAAGAAATGGTTATATTCAGATCATGACATTTTTGTCCGTGAGTTGATATCCAACGGATGCGATGCCATTACTAAATTAAAGAAACTTGAAATTATGGGTGAGGCAGACATTCCGGAGGATACTCATTATAAAGTTGTGGTTACAATAAACCCGGAAGAAAAAACAATTTGCTTTTCCGATAACGGTGTAGGAATGACCGCAGAGGAAGTTAAGGAATATATTAATCAGATTGCATTTTCAGGGGCGAAAAAATTTATTGAAACATATAAGGATAAGGCCAGTGATGATCAAATAATAGGACATTTCGGACTGGGCTTCTATTCTGCCTTTATGGTGGCTGATAAAGTTACAATTAATACTTTGTCCTGGCAAAAGGATGCAGCTCCTGTTTATTGGGAATCTGAAGGTGGCTTAGAGTATGAGATGAGAGAAGGAAGCAGAAGTGAGCGGGGAACCGATATTACTCTCCATCTTAATGAAGACAGTTATGAATTCTCCAATGAATACCGAGTGAAGGAAGTTATTAATAAATATTGCTCCTTTATGCCGGTAGAGATTTATTTTGAGAATGCCAATGCTCCTAAGGAAAAGGAAAAAGATAAGGATAAGGACAAGGATAAGAAAGCCGAAGATGAGGCACCAAAGCCACTAAATGATACAACTCCTTTGTGGACAAAGCATCCTAATGATTGCACAGAGGAAGAATATAAGAAGTTTTATAGGGAAGTATTCCATGATTACAAAGAGCCCTTGTTCTGGATACATCTGAATATGGATTATCCCTTTAACTTAAAGGGTATATTATATTTCCCCAAAATTAATACGGAATATGATTCTATTGAAGGTGTAATAAAGCTTTATAGCAACCAGGTATTTATCGCTGACAATATTAAGGAAGTAACTCCGGAATTTTTAATGCTCTTAAAGGGGGTTATCGATTGTCCGGACCTACCCCTTAATGTATCTAGAAGTGCTTTACAAAATGATGGTTTTGTAAGGAAGATTTCTGATTATATTACCAAGAAAGTAGCAGATAAGCTTTCCGGTATGTATAAGGTTGAAAGAGAAAACTATGAGAATTTCTGGGATGATATCAGTCCCTTTATAAAATTTGGCTGCTTAAAAGATGATAAGTTCAGCGATAAGATGAAAGACTTTATTATATATAAGAACCTGGAAGGTAAATATATTACCTTAGATGATTATATTGAGGCAGCAAAATCTAAATCATTTGATGATAAGAAGGAAGAAGATAAATCCACCGATGAAGGAAAAGAGAAGACTGACAGTTCTTCCACTGAGGATGACCAGGAGCTTAAAGAAGATGAAAAAGTAACTGTATATTATATAACTGATGAAAAGCAGCAAAGTCAGTATATCAATATGTTTAAAGAGGCAGGCCTAGATGCAGTTTATCTAACCCATAATATTGATCAGCCCTTTATAACCCATGTTGAGTATAAAAATCAGAAGGTTAGATTTATGCGTATTGACGCAGATATTACAGATAGCTTCAGGGACGAAACTAAAAAGAAAGATAAAAAGCTATTAAAGAATAATACAGAAGCTATGACAAAATTATTCCGAAAGGTATTAGGTAAAGAGAAGCTAGAAGTTAAGGTAGAGAAGCTTAAGAACGATAAGGTATCTTCTGTAATTACTTTATCTGAGGAAAGCCGCAGAATGCAGGATATGATGAGAATGTATAATATGGGCGCCATGGATGATAGTATGTTTGCAGGTGGAGAAACCCTGGTTCTTAATGCAAATCATAAGCTAGTACAATATATAATTGCCAATGAAAATTCAGAACATACCCCTATGATTTGTGAGCAGTTATATGACCTAGCTTACTTAAGCCATAAGCCTTTAGAGCCTGAGGCCATGACAAGGTTTATACAAAGAAGTAATGAAATAATGCTGCTTCTAGCACAATAG
- a CDS encoding DUF5721 family protein, producing the protein MISLKIDDVKSFMAKLLTNTLFDEFVLKEMEIQTFTSFNVTGQFHESFFSKDELEERGSSAVFWRDIRAIALAMIRGNKTPLSMKIVFQLPKGDYGKFSESLGVKFNLEEVAGLFLNIRFEKNELRIITGTAMKIFTLDKTIDQEWDTWVKKFLHSQSIYFEEE; encoded by the coding sequence ATGATTTCATTAAAAATTGATGATGTTAAGTCTTTTATGGCAAAACTTCTAACAAATACTTTATTTGATGAATTTGTTTTAAAGGAAATGGAAATTCAGACATTTACCAGCTTTAATGTAACGGGACAATTTCACGAAAGTTTTTTTTCCAAGGATGAATTAGAGGAAAGGGGCAGTAGTGCTGTATTCTGGAGGGATATAAGGGCTATTGCCTTAGCCATGATTCGGGGTAACAAAACTCCCCTTTCTATGAAAATAGTATTCCAATTGCCAAAGGGGGACTATGGTAAATTTTCAGAGAGCCTTGGGGTAAAGTTTAACCTAGAAGAAGTAGCCGGATTATTCCTAAATATTCGCTTTGAAAAAAATGAACTTCGTATAATAACCGGCACAGCTATGAAGATATTTACCCTTGATAAAACAATTGACCAAGAATGGGATACTTGGGTAAAGAAATTTTTACATAGCCAAAGTATCTATTTTGAAGAGGAATAA
- a CDS encoding TraX family protein — protein MSTFALKLIAIISMLIDHVSYVFLREYSLLYAGGRLIGRLALPIFVFLLVEGFFHTRNIKKYLIRLGIFALISEIPFDLAFYNTYFYFGHQNIFFTLFIGLLSIYLINMVEKRYKNNMLIVNLLNAGITIALSIVAAILRTDYRFMGVLLIVAFYLFRGSKPLLIISLIILSPNVVQAFSVLSLIPISFYNGKKGKDIKYFFYAFYPAHLLILYLLNLII, from the coding sequence ATGAGTACATTTGCTTTAAAGCTAATAGCAATAATTTCTATGTTAATTGATCATGTATCATATGTGTTTTTAAGGGAATATTCCTTGCTTTATGCCGGAGGAAGGTTAATAGGAAGACTGGCCTTACCTATCTTTGTCTTTTTATTAGTGGAAGGTTTTTTTCATACAAGGAATATAAAAAAATACCTAATAAGATTAGGAATCTTTGCCTTAATATCAGAAATACCATTTGATTTGGCTTTTTATAATACATATTTTTATTTTGGGCATCAAAATATATTCTTTACATTATTTATTGGACTGCTTAGTATATATTTGATTAATATGGTTGAGAAAAGATATAAAAATAATATGCTAATTGTTAATCTTTTAAATGCAGGAATTACAATAGCATTGAGCATTGTGGCAGCTATATTAAGAACAGATTACCGTTTTATGGGAGTACTCCTTATTGTTGCCTTTTATCTATTTAGAGGTAGCAAGCCTTTGCTTATTATATCTTTAATTATATTAAGCCCAAATGTAGTTCAGGCATTTTCTGTTTTATCCTTGATACCTATATCCTTTTATAACGGAAAGAAGGGTAAAGACATAAAGTATTTCTTCTATGCCTTTTACCCTGCCCATCTTTTAATCCTATATTTACTGAATTTGATTATTTAA
- a CDS encoding DUF6320 domain-containing protein, whose product MQSCNYCKVNIKGDHTVCPLCAGIMEGKGDSKEDVFPYIPTIYQEFNLFIRILLLISIVAVVASFAINLIFGAESRWSLLVAAGVLCMWISLYFIIRKKNNIAKTILWQVGVIGILSVIWDKSMGWRGWSLDYVIPSVCVLAMIVMAVGAKLLKIGVRDLIIYLFIDAIFGLIPAIFFICGWLNVIFPSIICVAASIISLSALILFQGENMKAELNKRMHI is encoded by the coding sequence ATGCAAAGCTGTAACTATTGTAAAGTAAATATAAAAGGGGACCATACTGTATGCCCCTTATGTGCAGGAATTATGGAAGGTAAGGGTGATTCTAAGGAAGATGTCTTTCCTTATATTCCGACCATTTACCAAGAATTTAATCTTTTTATTAGAATCCTCTTATTGATTTCCATAGTAGCTGTGGTGGCCAGTTTTGCTATTAATTTGATATTTGGGGCAGAATCTCGTTGGTCTTTATTGGTGGCAGCCGGTGTTTTATGTATGTGGATTAGCCTGTATTTTATTATTCGCAAGAAAAATAATATAGCAAAAACAATTCTTTGGCAGGTAGGGGTAATTGGCATTCTTTCGGTAATATGGGACAAATCCATGGGATGGAGGGGATGGTCTCTTGATTATGTCATACCTTCCGTATGCGTACTGGCTATGATAGTTATGGCGGTAGGAGCAAAGTTATTAAAGATAGGTGTCAGAGATTTAATAATATATCTTTTTATAGATGCAATCTTTGGACTTATTCCGGCAATCTTTTTTATATGTGGCTGGTTAAATGTAATTTTCCCATCAATTATCTGTGTTGCCGCAAGTATTATTTCCCTTTCGGCTTTGATTTTATTTCAAGGGGAGAATATGAAAGCAGAATTAAATAAAAGAATGCATATATAA
- a CDS encoding condensation domain-containing protein has product MAKRRPVEWTKLDNAAKIFPPTSNERDTKVFRFVCELNDEIDKSILQEALDKTMLLFPFYRSVLRRGVFWYYFEGTELLPEVEEENKSPCGILYYPNRRNLLFEVTYYKNRINLEVFHALTDGTGALGFLKTLLYYYITKRYREDFKDKLPVLDYDASLSQKMDDSFLKHYTKRSIPKKFKITKAYRIQGRRFIDNRIKVIEGIMPVKDVLNLAHKYDTTLTVFLTALFIKAIYDEMPARSRKYPVVLSVPVNLRSFFPSVTARNFFSTINVSYDFSSLGDKLEDIIEEVKKAFKMELTEEKLKEHMNRLSALEHNVFMRVVPLIIKDKVLRFANWLNDKQITATLSNVGKITISDELAPYIKMFNCFTSAKRPQIAICSFGDNLVISFTSPFIATDIQKNFFRYLANENIDITISTNMKVI; this is encoded by the coding sequence ATGGCAAAAAGAAGGCCTGTAGAATGGACCAAACTGGATAATGCAGCAAAGATATTTCCGCCCACAAGCAATGAAAGGGATACCAAGGTTTTCCGCTTTGTCTGTGAGCTTAATGATGAAATTGATAAATCTATTCTTCAAGAGGCATTAGATAAGACCATGCTTCTTTTTCCCTTTTACCGTTCGGTACTTAGAAGGGGAGTTTTTTGGTACTACTTTGAAGGTACGGAGCTTTTGCCTGAGGTAGAAGAAGAAAATAAGTCACCCTGTGGTATCTTATATTATCCAAATCGTAGGAATCTCTTATTTGAGGTAACCTATTATAAGAACCGGATTAATCTGGAGGTGTTTCACGCCCTTACAGACGGTACCGGTGCTTTAGGTTTTTTAAAGACCCTACTTTATTATTATATTACCAAACGTTATAGAGAAGATTTTAAAGATAAACTTCCTGTATTAGACTATGATGCTTCCCTATCACAGAAGATGGATGACAGTTTTTTAAAGCATTATACAAAAAGGAGCATACCTAAGAAATTTAAAATTACAAAAGCCTATAGAATACAGGGCAGAAGATTTATAGATAATAGAATTAAGGTTATTGAAGGGATAATGCCGGTTAAAGATGTATTAAATCTTGCTCACAAATATGATACTACCCTTACGGTGTTTTTGACTGCCTTGTTTATTAAGGCTATTTATGATGAAATGCCGGCAAGAAGTAGGAAGTATCCTGTTGTACTGTCTGTTCCGGTAAATTTAAGGAGCTTTTTTCCTTCGGTTACAGCCAGGAATTTCTTTTCAACCATCAATGTAAGCTATGATTTTAGCAGCCTAGGTGACAAGCTAGAGGATATTATTGAGGAAGTTAAGAAGGCTTTTAAGATGGAGCTGACAGAAGAAAAACTAAAAGAGCATATGAATCGCCTTTCAGCCTTGGAACATAATGTATTTATGCGGGTGGTTCCTCTGATAATTAAGGACAAGGTACTTCGCTTTGCCAATTGGCTAAATGACAAGCAAATCACAGCGACTCTTTCTAATGTCGGTAAGATTACAATCAGTGATGAACTGGCACCTTATATTAAGATGTTTAATTGTTTTACCAGTGCAAAAAGGCCTCAGATTGCCATATGTTCATTTGGAGATAATCTGGTGATAAGTTTTACATCACCTTTTATAGCTACCGATATTCAGAAGAATTTTTTCCGTTACCTGGCAAATGAAAATATAGACATTACTATTTCTACAAATATGAAGGTGATTTAA
- a CDS encoding alpha/beta hydrolase: protein MAINKAMKIALKALSYPDLDIKKNYKIHRQINTAMHPYLKPRYKIWDHTITGIDHEIPVRIFMPSKASFDKADRVLIFFHGGGWVIGNIDSYSNVCYNMANQTGAVVVSVDYRLAPEHRFPLGLEDCYTVTREVFLNSTLFGVSMDDITIIGDSAGGNLAAAVSLMARDKGEFNISRQILFYPSTHNDHSDETGFPSISKFGKDYLLTSKRIRDYMDLYISSENDLSNPYLAPLIAKDLSNQPKTLIITAEYDPLRDEAEAYGRKLKEFNNTVYIYRMKDALHGFISLPKHFVHVKGSYEIISKFLNNEL, encoded by the coding sequence ATGGCGATTAACAAAGCCATGAAAATTGCGTTAAAAGCATTGTCATATCCGGATTTGGATATTAAGAAAAATTATAAAATACACCGTCAGATAAATACTGCAATGCACCCATATCTAAAGCCAAGATATAAGATATGGGACCATACTATTACCGGAATTGATCATGAAATTCCGGTAAGGATTTTTATGCCCTCAAAGGCCTCCTTTGATAAAGCAGACCGGGTTTTGATTTTTTTTCATGGAGGAGGCTGGGTTATCGGTAATATCGACAGTTATAGTAATGTTTGTTATAATATGGCAAATCAAACAGGGGCTGTGGTTGTTTCTGTGGATTACCGCTTAGCACCGGAACACAGATTTCCTTTAGGCCTAGAAGATTGCTACACGGTTACCAGAGAAGTGTTTTTAAATTCCACTCTTTTTGGTGTCTCCATGGATGATATTACAATTATAGGAGACAGTGCCGGAGGTAACTTAGCAGCGGCGGTATCATTAATGGCAAGGGATAAGGGTGAGTTTAATATATCAAGACAAATCCTTTTTTATCCCTCAACCCATAATGACCATTCTGATGAAACGGGGTTTCCTTCAATAAGTAAATTCGGTAAGGATTATTTACTTACATCAAAAAGAATTAGGGATTATATGGACTTATATATAAGCTCAGAAAATGACTTAAGCAATCCTTATCTTGCTCCCTTGATTGCAAAGGACTTATCTAATCAGCCAAAGACACTTATTATAACAGCAGAATATGATCCCCTAAGAGATGAGGCAGAAGCTTATGGCAGAAAGCTTAAGGAGTTTAATAATACCGTTTATATATATCGAATGAAGGATGCACTTCACGGTTTTATATCCTTACCAAAGCATTTTGTTCATGTTAAGGGCAGTTATGAAATAATAAGCAAATTTTTAAACAATGAATTATAA